Proteins from one Juglans microcarpa x Juglans regia isolate MS1-56 chromosome 1S, Jm3101_v1.0, whole genome shotgun sequence genomic window:
- the LOC121247769 gene encoding LOW QUALITY PROTEIN: pentatricopeptide repeat-containing protein At3g16010 (The sequence of the model RefSeq protein was modified relative to this genomic sequence to represent the inferred CDS: deleted 1 base in 1 codon) has translation MAKMIVRSMASKRSISTLSNLRDRIKQTEKEIVQMFCLRSPKDEMQNLPMKGKLLRKDTSVRTLDERFIRILKIFKWGPDAEKALEVLKLKLDHRLVREVLKIDIEVSVKIQFFKWAAKRRNFEHDSTTYMALVNCLDEAGLVGELWRTIQEMVRSTCTIGPAELSEIVKILGKAKMVNRALSVFYQIKGRKCKPTANTYNSMILMLMQEGHYEKVHELYNEMCNEVNCFPDTVTYTALISAFGKLGREDSSIRLFDEMKENGLQPSAKIYTTLLGIYFKLGRVDRALSLIQEMKEKACALTVFTYTELIKGLGKTGRIEEAYSIYIDMLREGCKPDVVLINNLINILGRAGRVQDALKIFNEMESLQCKPNVVTYNTVLKALFESKAPASETSSWLEKMKAKGVAPSSFTYSILIDGFCKTNRVEKALLLLEEMDEKGFPPCPAAYCSLINSLGKAKRYEAANELFQELKENCGFSSARVYAVMIKHFGKCGRLTEAIDLFNEMKKLGCNPDVYAYNALMSGMVRAGMIDEAHSLLRTMVENGCIPDINSHNIILNGLARTGGPKRAVEMFTQMKHSKIKPDAVSYNTLLGCLSRSGMFEEAAKLMKEMNSKGFEYDLITYSSILEAVGKVDEVCSHVTL, from the exons ATGGCAAAGATGATTGTTCGGTCAATGGCTTCGAAGCGGTCGATATCAACATTGTCTAATCTCCGCGATAGGATTAAGCAAACAG AGAAGGAGATTGTCCAAATGTTTTGTTTACGTAGTCCAAAAGATGAAATGCAAAACTTGCCCATGAAGGGAAAACTATTGAGAAAGGACACCTCAGTCCGAACATTGGATGAGAGATTTATaaggattttgaaaatattcaagTGGGGACCTGATGCTGAAAAGGCATTGGAAGTGCTAAAGTTGAAATTGGATCATCGATTGGTGCGTGAGGTTTTGAAGATAGATATCGAGGTCAGTGTTAAGATTCAGTTTTTCAAGTGGGCTGCTAAGAGGAGGAACTTTGAACATGACTCGACAACATACATGGCCTTAGTCAATTGCTTGGATGAAGCTGGATTAGTTGGTGAATTGTGGAGGACAATTCAGGAGATGGTTAGGAGTACATGTACCATTGGTCCAGCTGAATTATCCGAAATTGTGAAAATCTTGGGTAAGGCTAAGATGGTCAACAGGGCGCTATCCGTCTTTTACCAGATTAAAGGCCGCAAGTGCAAGCCCACAGCAAACACTTACAATTCCATGATCTTGATGCTGATGCAAGAAGGACATTATGAGAAAGTTCATGAGCTTTATAATGAGATGTGTAATGAGGTTAACTGTTTCCCGGATACTGTGACGTATACCGCACTCATATCAGCATTTGGGAAATTGGGTCGCGAGGATTCTTCCATTAGGTTGTTTGATGAGATGAAGGAGAATGGCTTACAGCCAAGTGCAAAGATTTATACAACATTATTGGGAATTTATTTCAAGCTGGGTAGGGTAGACAGAGCTTTGAGTCTAATCcaggaaatgaaagagaaggCGTGTGCCCTAACTGTCTTTACTTACACAGAGTTGATAAAAGGGCTTGGGAAAACCGGGAGGATTGAAGAGGCGTACAGTATATACATAGATATGCTCAGAGAGGGGTGCAAGCCTGATGTTGTGCTTATAAACAATCTGATAAATATTTTGGGAAGAGCTGGCCGTGTGCAAGATGCTCTTAAGATTTTTAACGAAATGGAGTCATTGCAGTGCAAACCTAATGTTGTGACCTATAACACTGTTTTAAAAGCTTTATTTGAATCCAAAGCTCCAGCTTCAGAGACTTCTTCATGGCTCGAGAAGATGAAGGCAAAAGGTGTTGCTCCTAGCTCATTTACCTATTCAATCCTTATTGACGgt ttttgcaaaacaaatagAGTTGAGAAAGCTTTACTGCTTCTTGAAGAGATGGACGAAAAGGGTTTTCCTCCTTGCCCAGCTGCCTATTGCAGCCTGATAAATAGTCTTGGAAAAGCAAAACGGTATGAAGCTGCAAATGAGCTGTTTCAAGAATTGAAAGAGAACTGTGGATTTTCAAGTGCTCGAGTGTATGCCGTAATGATCAAACATTTTGGAAAATGTGGGCGTCTCACTGAAGCCATAGATCTTTTTAATGAGATGAAGAAACTTGGATGCAATCCTGATGTTTATGCTTATAATGCACTCATGTCGGGGATGGTAAGGGCTGGCATGATAGATGAAGCTCACTCCTTACTTAGAACCATGGTAGAAAATGGTTGCATTCCAGACATAAACTCGCATAATATCATTCTAAATGGCTTGGCTAGAACTGGTGGCCCAAAGCGGGCTGTGGAGATGTTCACACAAATGAAGCATTCAAAGATTAAGCCAGATGCAGTTTCTTACAACACTCTTCTCGGCTGTCTCAGCCGGTCTGGTATGTTTGAGGAAGCTGCTAAGCTGATGAAAGAAATGAATTCAAAAGGTTTTGAGTATGACCTCATCACCTACTCGTCAATACTTGAGGCAGTTGGTAAGGTCGATGAAGTTTGTAGTCATGTCACTTTGTGA